Proteins found in one uncultured Fusobacterium sp. genomic segment:
- the csx20 gene encoding CRISPR-associated protein Csx20, whose translation MDKKLILLFSHKLTPQQLKDAEEKLNCKEIIYLNEELSKLWQNILPETDIQVFKDFLMKNGKAGDYVLIQGEWGTVYNMVNFAKEKNMIPIYSSTARKVVEEKSSSENQVIKTSVFEHRGFYRY comes from the coding sequence ATGGATAAAAAATTAATTTTATTATTTTCACACAAATTAACACCTCAACAATTAAAAGATGCAGAGGAGAAACTTAATTGTAAAGAGATCATATATCTAAATGAAGAACTATCTAAACTTTGGCAAAATATACTACCTGAAACAGATATTCAAGTTTTTAAAGATTTCTTAATGAAAAATGGAAAAGCTGGAGATTATGTTTTAATACAGGGAGAATGGGGAACAGTATATAATATGGTGAATTTTGCTAAAGAAAAAAATATGATTCCTATATATTCAAGTACAGCGAGAAAAGTTGTAGAGGAGAAAAGTAGTTCAGAAAATCAAGTTATAAAAACATCTGTTTTTGAGCATAGAGGATTCTATAGATATTAA
- a CDS encoding metallophosphoesterase produces MIYITGDKHRNFNEIKKFCKENNTTKDDVIIILGDVGINFYVGIKDWSVKHSLSKLPITLFCIHGNHEQRPFAIATYREVEKFGAKVYMEEEFDNIVFAKDGEIYNFDGLKCMAIGGAYSTDKYYRLTNNWKWFSNEQPNERIKKYVEDQLESTNWSIDLIFSHTCPFKYRPIERLSSTIDLDKIDTSTEEWLQKIEDKLKYKKWYCGHFHIEKSIDKIRFAYDDIIELNPLYLKDETIHRVMISDSRRRQKKFFELWEKEVAPYISKDKYEFFGGNDIFIKDFNEKDNEILNNFLTKYHNFFKYLKLDKKYDIKYSQKKEIVLKHIFDF; encoded by the coding sequence ATGATCTATATTACTGGAGATAAACATAGAAATTTCAATGAAATAAAAAAGTTTTGTAAAGAAAATAATACAACTAAAGATGATGTTATAATCATTCTTGGAGATGTTGGAATAAATTTTTATGTTGGAATAAAAGATTGGTCTGTAAAACATTCACTTAGCAAACTTCCAATAACTCTATTTTGTATTCATGGTAACCATGAACAACGTCCTTTTGCTATTGCAACATATAGAGAAGTTGAAAAGTTTGGAGCAAAAGTATATATGGAAGAGGAATTTGATAATATAGTTTTTGCAAAAGATGGAGAAATCTATAACTTTGATGGACTTAAATGTATGGCAATAGGAGGGGCATATAGTACAGATAAATACTATCGGCTTACAAATAATTGGAAATGGTTTAGTAATGAACAACCTAATGAAAGAATTAAAAAGTATGTTGAAGATCAGTTAGAAAGCACTAATTGGAGTATAGATTTAATTTTTAGTCACACTTGTCCTTTTAAATATCGTCCAATAGAAAGATTATCTAGTACTATTGATCTTGATAAGATAGATACTTCTACTGAAGAGTGGCTACAAAAGATAGAAGATAAATTAAAGTATAAAAAATGGTATTGTGGACATTTTCATATAGAAAAATCTATTGATAAAATAAGATTTGCTTATGATGATATTATAGAATTAAACCCTTTATATTTAAAAGATGAAACTATACATCGAGTTATGATATCTGATTCAAGAAGACGACAAAAAAAATTTTTTGAGTTATGGGAAAAAGAAGTAGCTCCATATATATCAAAAGATAAATATGAATTTTTTGGTGGGAATGATATTTTTATAAAGGATTTCAATGAAAAAGATAATGAGATATTAAATAATTTTTTAACTAAATATCATAATTTTTTTAAGTATTTAAAATTAGATAAAAAATATGATATAAAATATTCACAAAAGAAAGAGATAGTTTTAAAGCATATATTTGATTTCTAG
- a CDS encoding TIGR01212 family radical SAM protein (This family includes YhcC from E. coli K-12, an uncharacterized radical SAM protein.): MKRYYSLDNYFKNTFGEKIYKVSLDGGFTCPNRDGTLSTKGCIFCSESGSGDFAGSRGKSINDQIEEQLKLIERKFPTGKVIAYFQNFTNTYGDVEYLRKIYYEALAHPRVMGLAIATRPDCLQDKVIDLLDEINKKHFLWVELGLQTINEEVAKIINRQYPLSTYIEATKKLNSKNIKFVTHIIIGLPYEKEDDPLNTAIFSEKCGTWGVKIHLLHIIKNTRLEEFYNNNEIKIQKKEEYVKKTVKILENLSYNIVIHRLTGDGNKETLISPLWSLNKRDVLNSIEKELKSQNIYQGDGHKSWE, from the coding sequence ATGAAGAGATATTATTCCTTAGATAATTATTTCAAAAATACCTTTGGAGAAAAAATATATAAAGTTTCTCTAGATGGGGGATTTACATGTCCCAATAGAGATGGAACTCTCAGCACAAAAGGTTGCATATTTTGTAGCGAAAGTGGAAGTGGAGATTTTGCAGGGAGCAGAGGAAAGAGCATAAATGATCAAATTGAGGAGCAATTAAAACTTATTGAAAGAAAATTCCCAACTGGTAAAGTTATTGCCTACTTTCAAAATTTTACAAATACTTATGGAGATGTGGAATATCTAAGAAAGATATATTATGAGGCTCTAGCCCATCCAAGAGTAATGGGGTTAGCCATTGCCACTAGACCAGATTGTTTACAAGATAAAGTAATAGATTTGTTAGATGAGATTAATAAAAAACATTTCTTATGGGTAGAGTTAGGGTTGCAGACTATTAATGAGGAGGTTGCAAAAATAATAAATAGACAATACCCTCTCTCTACATATATAGAAGCTACAAAAAAATTAAACTCTAAAAATATTAAGTTTGTTACTCATATAATTATAGGATTGCCATATGAAAAAGAAGATGATCCATTAAACACAGCTATATTTTCTGAAAAGTGTGGAACATGGGGAGTAAAAATTCATCTTTTACATATTATAAAAAATACACGTTTAGAGGAATTTTATAATAACAACGAAATAAAAATTCAAAAAAAAGAAGAATATGTGAAAAAAACAGTTAAAATTTTAGAGAATTTGTCGTATAATATAGTTATACATAGATTAACTGGGGATGGAAATAAAGAAACTTTAATCTCTCCTCTATGGAGTTTGAATAAAAGAGATGTTTTAAATTCTATAGAAAAAGAGTTGAAGAGTCAGAATATATATCAAGGAGATGGACATAAATCATGGGAATAA
- a CDS encoding MurR/RpiR family transcriptional regulator, whose translation MGIIIKLNAMKNQLTSIEKKIAEYILEDPERIKNLNTYEIAKNCDTSQASIVRFSKKLGFSGFPDFKLSLSQDIGNRKAESHVNIMHEELKSTDSFEIIGKKVATENIRAVNNTYEITDFNELEKAVQAINNARKIMLVGVGFSGIVARDFYFKLMELGKVASFENDSHMQLSYLSTMNENDILFVISHSGKTLELFNLAKVAKNKGIKIITLTSVASNPIRELGDIKLSTVEMKSDFRATALSPRISQLTVIDMIYIKLMLENENLQDYIFNAIELVKDSKL comes from the coding sequence ATGGGAATAATTATTAAATTAAATGCTATGAAAAATCAGTTAACGTCAATAGAAAAGAAAATCGCTGAGTATATATTAGAAGATCCAGAAAGAATAAAAAATCTAAACACCTATGAAATTGCTAAAAATTGTGATACAAGCCAAGCATCTATTGTCAGATTTTCTAAAAAACTAGGATTTTCAGGCTTTCCAGATTTTAAACTTTCATTGAGTCAAGATATTGGAAATAGAAAAGCTGAATCTCATGTTAATATAATGCATGAAGAGCTAAAATCAACAGACTCTTTTGAAATTATTGGAAAAAAAGTTGCTACTGAAAATATTAGAGCAGTAAACAACACATATGAGATTACAGATTTTAATGAGTTAGAAAAAGCTGTCCAAGCTATTAATAATGCAAGAAAAATTATGCTTGTAGGTGTGGGTTTCTCTGGAATAGTAGCAAGGGATTTTTATTTTAAATTGATGGAACTTGGAAAGGTTGCCTCTTTTGAAAATGATAGTCATATGCAATTAAGTTATCTATCTACCATGAATGAAAATGATATTCTTTTTGTTATATCCCACAGTGGAAAAACTCTAGAACTTTTTAATCTTGCAAAGGTTGCTAAAAACAAAGGAATAAAAATTATAACTTTGACAAGTGTAGCAAGTAACCCTATTAGAGAGTTAGGAGATATAAAATTAAGTACAGTTGAGATGAAAAGTGATTTCAGAGCCACTGCTCTATCACCTAGAATATCACAACTTACTGTTATAGATATGATATATATAAAATTAATGTTGGAAAATGAAAATTTACAAGATTATATTTTTAATGCTATTGAGCTTGTAAAAGATTCAAAGCTTTAA
- the nagB gene encoding glucosamine-6-phosphate deaminase, with product MRVVITDKNVGDWAAVYVARKINEFKPTKERPFVLGLPTGGTPLEMYKRLIQLNKDGIVSFENVVTFNMDEYVGLAPDNDQSYHHYMFSNFFNHIDIPKENVNILNGLAEDYEAECQRYEDKIKSYGGIHLFLGGIGPDGHIAFNEPGSSLSSRTRDKELTMDTIVANARFFNGDINAVPKLALTVGVGTILDAKEVLIMVTGLNKARALQHGIEEGVNHMWTISALQLHRKGIIVSDEAACSELKVATYRYFKDIEKNNLDTDKLLADLYAEKR from the coding sequence ATGAGAGTTGTTATCACAGACAAAAATGTTGGAGATTGGGCAGCAGTATATGTAGCTAGAAAAATCAATGAATTTAAACCTACAAAAGAAAGACCATTTGTACTAGGACTACCTACTGGAGGAACTCCATTAGAAATGTACAAAAGACTTATTCAATTAAATAAAGATGGAATTGTTTCTTTTGAAAATGTTGTTACTTTTAACATGGACGAATATGTTGGACTTGCTCCAGATAACGATCAAAGCTACCACCACTATATGTTCTCTAATTTCTTCAATCACATTGATATTCCTAAAGAAAATGTAAATATTCTTAATGGACTTGCTGAAGATTATGAAGCTGAATGTCAAAGATATGAAGATAAAATCAAATCTTATGGAGGAATCCACCTATTCTTAGGAGGAATCGGACCAGATGGACACATTGCTTTCAACGAACCAGGATCTTCTCTATCTTCAAGAACAAGAGATAAAGAACTTACTATGGATACAATAGTTGCAAATGCTAGATTCTTCAATGGAGATATCAATGCAGTTCCTAAATTAGCTCTTACTGTAGGAGTTGGAACAATCCTTGATGCTAAAGAAGTTTTAATAATGGTTACTGGATTAAACAAAGCAAGAGCATTACAACATGGAATTGAAGAAGGAGTAAACCACATGTGGACAATTTCAGCTCTTCAACTTCATAGAAAAGGAATTATCGTTTCTGACGAAGCTGCTTGTTCTGAACTAAAAGTTGCTACTTACAGATACTTCAAAGATATTGAAAAAAATAACCTAGATACAGATAAATTATTAGCTGATCTATACGCTGAAAAAAGATAA